The nucleotide window ACACCAGTCCCAGGTCCATGGACCTGCAGCGGTTGGTGACAACACCTTTATCGGTATGCAGGCTCTTGTATTCAAGGCCAGGGTTGGCAGCAACTGTGTTGTAGAGCCCGGCGCCCGGCTTCTAAACGGTGTTGTGGTAGCTGACGGAAGGTATGTTCCGGCAGGTATGGTTGTTACTACCCAGGAACAGGCCGATAAGCTGCCTGTTATTGATGATACTTATTCAATGAAAGACCTCAACAAGGGTGTTCTTCATGTTAATGAAGGATTGGCTGCAGGATACCTCGGGGGTTCAGCAGAATCACACTAAACCCCAAAATTGCATATTCAAACAGAGTAGAAACTCCGGTGGGACCGCATTTCCTGACCGGAGTTTTTTCTTGTTTTCCACCCTTTGCCTCTTGTATATTGAAGGTGTTTTCAGGGCTGACGGGGAATTAGTGTAACTAATTGAACCACGGACCGGAACCTTTATGGATTCGGTTTCGTCAATAGTTTAGAACCTCGGGTAGGAGGGGATGACCGGGTGAACATAAGCGATGAAGCGCTTATAGAAAAAATAAAACAAGGCAACATTGATGCTTTTGAACAACTGATTTCAAATTACGAAACTAAGGTGTATACCATAGCATATCGTTATTTTGGTAACTATAATGATGCAAGCGACATGGCTCAGGAGGCACTTATCAGAGTATACCGGTCTATCAACAGTTTTCGGGGAGAGAGTTCCTTCTCTACCTGGTTGTACAGGGTGGTGACAAATGTGTGTAAGGATGAATTGCGTCGCCGGGCAAGACATACTACGGTATCTATGGATGAGATGATTGAAAATGGCAGGGCCCCTGCAGTGGAAAACAAGTGCAGACCTATTGAGGAAATGATTCTCCGTAAAGAGCTGCAGGATGAAGTTCAGGAT belongs to Phosphitispora fastidiosa and includes:
- a CDS encoding RNA polymerase sigma factor, coding for MNISDEALIEKIKQGNIDAFEQLISNYETKVYTIAYRYFGNYNDASDMAQEALIRVYRSINSFRGESSFSTWLYRVVTNVCKDELRRRARHTTVSMDEMIENGRAPAVENKCRPIEEMILRKELQDEVQDVLNSLSEDYRTIVIMRDIQGYSYEEISFFLECSLGTVKSRLNRARNALKEKLLERRDLFTGTHVEAIERG